One genomic segment of uncultured Desulfobacter sp. includes these proteins:
- a CDS encoding tetratricopeptide repeat protein produces the protein MRELSPIHLTVLSAVWTAFFCLFIPAGTIMAGYPVVKAIHVTDNPFSVTVDMTGKAPVKVIRVGEREVLVAIKNVSLAKGLVIGGKDNPNLESVHVETLEGNVVALMVTGKKASEKKITSSFNAANNQLSVVLNKAVKLAPPVPKSIPVPQPMTIQKPSAPDVSKPEKQAMAQATESSENKSLGDDPNEPAEQEPTPPPQAKPTPKAPAVPVPKKDISLTKANEKIKEPPIYIPPKRQASRFKGDISDMYRGEDPLQGCQANAVKNAMLLVKKQLYKEAGAILEQYLFEENSFCLEQVYYLRAYVNFMGVENDDPAGLLAAERMFQNAMVAYPKSSYLPFAYAAMGLIHTRLHNSATAQGYFDLISKDFPDYSGMPEVDYHLAEIYNERGYNDKALNLYRKVFESKISNGYISDAGLGYGKALFENLRYYDALSVLNYVIKNDVKKVYESADLLKYTADANFELGLSKGARENYIRLLNLFPDTKSPDMALSKAGDAYGMENQEEKAIKLYELVREKYPESPGYINASIGIARYLKTDAEKIKIYEMIKTRFPENTYARIAMMRLAEIYQKNGEYDKCIQEIEDLLSTHPRGLRYEAVKLMQKAYEALFKEQLKADEYTSILLRYEREQVKLKKMGGRLIPFSVGNAYLQADLYEEAFNQLITAYKLYKRVERPPLLLFGLGKAMDESGRDDDALKLLNAFVKRFPKDKNRVEGQTRIGQIYLEKGNLSKADDAFVSAYKAEKKALDKGRILMLRANVYQKKSDLKTASGLQARAVKMFAASPGENYEILAGAYKMLGSTYLEMKSYVQAANAFAKALDFSEGDRAKSNIGFLLGDAYQKGNVLDKAKETFEQVAQSYDSVWARLARQRLSTMVLAEKIINS, from the coding sequence ATGAGAGAATTAAGTCCCATACATCTGACGGTTTTATCGGCGGTCTGGACTGCATTTTTCTGCTTGTTCATCCCGGCAGGGACAATCATGGCCGGATACCCCGTTGTCAAAGCAATCCACGTCACGGACAATCCCTTTTCAGTGACGGTTGATATGACCGGAAAAGCCCCTGTAAAAGTTATCCGTGTCGGAGAGCGGGAAGTCCTGGTGGCCATTAAGAATGTAAGCCTTGCCAAAGGGCTTGTCATTGGCGGAAAGGACAATCCGAACCTTGAATCCGTCCATGTGGAAACCCTTGAAGGCAACGTAGTTGCCTTGATGGTGACGGGTAAGAAAGCCAGTGAAAAAAAAATCACATCCTCTTTCAATGCTGCCAATAACCAGTTGAGCGTGGTTTTAAATAAGGCCGTCAAGCTCGCGCCTCCCGTACCCAAATCAATCCCTGTTCCGCAGCCAATGACTATTCAGAAACCTTCGGCCCCGGATGTTTCCAAACCTGAAAAACAGGCGATGGCTCAGGCAACTGAATCCAGTGAAAATAAATCCCTTGGCGATGACCCTAATGAGCCTGCAGAGCAGGAGCCAACCCCCCCGCCCCAAGCGAAGCCGACCCCGAAAGCCCCTGCGGTTCCCGTCCCCAAAAAGGATATCAGCCTGACGAAAGCGAATGAAAAAATCAAAGAACCACCGATTTATATCCCCCCAAAACGTCAGGCCAGTCGTTTTAAAGGAGATATCAGCGATATGTACCGGGGCGAGGACCCGTTACAGGGCTGTCAGGCCAATGCGGTTAAAAATGCGATGCTTCTGGTTAAAAAACAGTTATACAAAGAAGCTGGGGCTATCCTGGAGCAATATTTGTTTGAAGAAAATTCCTTTTGCCTGGAACAGGTCTATTATTTAAGGGCCTATGTCAATTTTATGGGTGTTGAGAACGATGATCCGGCAGGGCTTTTGGCTGCTGAACGTATGTTTCAAAATGCCATGGTCGCTTATCCTAAATCCAGTTATCTTCCCTTTGCCTATGCTGCCATGGGATTGATTCATACCCGTTTGCATAACAGCGCAACGGCCCAAGGATATTTTGATCTAATAAGCAAAGACTTTCCGGACTATTCGGGTATGCCCGAGGTGGATTACCATCTGGCCGAGATTTATAATGAAAGAGGATATAATGACAAAGCGTTGAATCTGTATAGAAAGGTTTTTGAGTCAAAAATAAGTAATGGTTATATATCTGATGCAGGGTTAGGTTATGGTAAGGCACTGTTTGAAAATCTGCGATATTATGACGCTTTGAGCGTTTTGAATTATGTTATAAAAAATGATGTGAAAAAGGTTTATGAATCTGCTGATCTGCTTAAGTACACGGCAGATGCCAATTTTGAACTGGGCCTAAGTAAAGGGGCCCGGGAAAATTATATCCGGCTGTTAAATCTTTTCCCCGATACCAAGTCGCCTGACATGGCTTTAAGCAAGGCCGGCGATGCCTATGGCATGGAGAATCAAGAGGAAAAGGCGATCAAGTTGTACGAACTGGTCCGGGAAAAATATCCCGAATCTCCGGGATATATCAATGCCTCCATTGGGATTGCCAGGTATTTAAAGACGGATGCTGAAAAAATAAAAATTTACGAAATGATCAAGACCCGTTTTCCTGAAAATACTTATGCCCGGATCGCCATGATGCGCCTGGCTGAAATTTATCAGAAGAACGGTGAGTATGATAAGTGTATTCAGGAGATTGAGGATTTGTTGTCCACCCATCCCAGGGGTTTGCGCTACGAGGCGGTTAAGTTAATGCAGAAAGCTTACGAGGCATTGTTCAAAGAACAGTTGAAGGCAGATGAGTATACCTCTATATTGCTGCGGTATGAAAGAGAACAGGTTAAGTTAAAAAAAATGGGGGGGCGGCTGATCCCCTTTTCTGTAGGCAATGCATATTTACAGGCAGATTTGTATGAAGAGGCATTTAATCAGCTGATTACCGCTTATAAACTCTATAAAAGGGTTGAGCGGCCGCCGTTACTGCTGTTTGGCCTGGGCAAGGCCATGGATGAATCGGGCCGGGATGATGATGCCTTAAAATTATTGAACGCCTTTGTAAAAAGGTTCCCAAAGGATAAAAATCGGGTGGAGGGCCAGACCCGCATCGGGCAAATTTATCTGGAAAAGGGCAATCTCTCAAAGGCGGATGATGCTTTTGTTTCAGCGTATAAAGCGGAGAAGAAAGCGTTGGATAAAGGCCGGATACTCATGCTTCGCGCCAATGTCTATCAGAAAAAATCAGACCTGAAGACGGCGTCCGGACTCCAGGCCCGCGCGGTGAAAATGTTCGCTGCATCGCCAGGCGAAAATTACGAGATACTGGCAGGTGCTTATAAAATGTTGGGCTCAACTTACCTGGAAATGAAATCCTATGTGCAGGCAGCCAATGCCTTTGCCAAAGCCCTTGACTTTTCAGAAGGTGACCGGGCCAAGTCAAATATCGGTTTTCTGCTGGGTGACGCATACCAGAAAGGCAATGTGCTGGATAAAGCAAAAGAAACCTTTGAGCAGGTAGCACAGTCTTATGACTCGGTCTGGGCTCGGCTTGCCCGGCAGCGGCTAAGCACAATGGTGCTGGCGGAAAAAATAATAAATTCATAA
- the flgB gene encoding flagellar basal body rod protein FlgB: MADSRMFGHTFEVIGKSMDISSRRHNLIAGNIANIDTIGYTPSDIDFQSALERAMTEPEPDDLDKTNEKHLPGNIEGSSGKINSMGSEDVDIYHLDSVNIDTEMMNLMENNVKFRSTAEMLLRKMTILNYAIDEGGQ, from the coding sequence ATGGCAGATTCAAGAATGTTCGGGCACACCTTCGAGGTGATCGGAAAAAGTATGGACATCTCAAGCCGGCGCCATAACCTGATAGCAGGCAATATCGCCAACATCGATACCATCGGGTACACGCCCAGCGATATAGATTTTCAAAGTGCGCTCGAACGGGCCATGACTGAACCTGAACCTGATGATCTTGACAAAACCAATGAAAAACATCTACCCGGTAATATTGAAGGGTCAAGCGGTAAAATTAACAGCATGGGCAGTGAAGATGTGGATATCTATCATCTCGATTCGGTGAACATTGATACGGAAATGATGAATCTGATGGAGAACAATGTGAAATTCAGATCTACTGCCGAGATGCTGCTGCGTAAAATGACCATACTCAACTATGCCATTGATGAGGGAGGACAATAA
- the fliG gene encoding flagellar motor switch protein FliG, which produces MSNAIDPENLNGCQKAAIFLMYMGEEYATQVFSRMKEQEIGEIAFEMSKVNQITPDILKVVCADFNVKYEGESKMIVEGDAFIKNVVSKTLKDKEAKAILEDLEKKKQDKPFIWSRNVNTGTLSAYIEGEHPQTIAMILAHMPAEISSEIMMNLPDELKGDISMRIARLGQISEDVVRDVDKALLYELSGAVGPGGKAGGLEVLVDIINGVDKSTEDAVMEYVEEDDADMANEIRKLMFVFEDLTNVDDTAMREILKKVEGQQLTYALKTATEDMKSKIFANLSQRAGEMLKDDLDAMGPIRLAEVEEAQQAVVRAAKELEADGTITLGKGKDDVLV; this is translated from the coding sequence ATGTCAAACGCAATTGATCCGGAAAATCTAAACGGTTGTCAAAAGGCGGCAATTTTTCTCATGTACATGGGAGAAGAATATGCAACCCAGGTGTTTTCAAGAATGAAAGAGCAGGAGATTGGGGAAATTGCCTTTGAAATGTCCAAGGTTAATCAAATTACACCAGACATTCTCAAGGTGGTGTGCGCTGATTTCAATGTTAAATATGAAGGAGAGTCCAAGATGATTGTTGAAGGGGACGCCTTTATTAAGAATGTGGTAAGCAAGACACTGAAGGACAAGGAAGCCAAAGCCATTCTGGAAGACCTGGAAAAAAAGAAACAAGACAAACCTTTTATATGGAGCCGGAATGTGAATACAGGCACTTTGTCGGCCTATATTGAAGGCGAACATCCCCAGACCATAGCCATGATCCTGGCCCATATGCCTGCAGAAATTTCTTCGGAAATTATGATGAATCTGCCGGATGAACTCAAGGGCGATATTTCCATGAGAATCGCGCGTCTCGGCCAGATTTCCGAGGATGTTGTCCGGGATGTGGACAAGGCTCTGCTATATGAACTCAGCGGCGCCGTCGGCCCCGGCGGCAAGGCAGGGGGCCTGGAAGTCCTGGTGGATATCATCAATGGTGTAGATAAATCCACCGAAGATGCTGTTATGGAATATGTTGAGGAAGATGATGCGGACATGGCCAATGAAATACGCAAACTTATGTTTGTATTTGAGGATTTGACCAATGTGGATGATACTGCCATGAGGGAAATTCTCAAGAAGGTTGAAGGTCAGCAGCTTACCTACGCATTGAAAACCGCCACCGAAGATATGAAATCCAAGATCTTTGCCAACTTGTCCCAGCGGGCCGGTGAAATGCTTAAGGATGATCTGGATGCCATGGGTCCTATCCGCCTGGCAGAGGTTGAAGAAGCCCAGCAGGCCGTGGTCAGGGCCGCCAAGGAGCTCGAGGCCGACGGCACCATAACCCTGGGTAAAGGAAAGGATGATGTCCTTGTCTGA
- a CDS encoding sigma-54 dependent transcriptional regulator — protein MTQATAEKTTGSVNAPPKSVSDFNRSGIAGVSKGLMAVLDRVRKVARSDSSVLITGESGTGKELIARAIHKNSARKDGPMVVINCGAIPSELLESELFGHERGAFTGAHRARTGRFEIADKGTIFLDEIGDMSPDLQVKLLRALQERRFERVGGSQTIAVDIRVISATNKNLTAAIEDNKFREDLYYRLNVIPINILPLRERLEDIMPLVEHFQSGFARRNAEYMPKVFPDSVKQVLETYEWPGNIRELENLVERLSVLVEGDTVSIADLPGCMTGAGKDVIPVSVVGVFQNNIGFNEAVESYQKSLITHALNKTGWVKARAAEMLKMNRTTLVEKIKKMDIEPEDEMPVF, from the coding sequence ATGACCCAAGCAACAGCCGAAAAAACAACAGGCTCTGTTAATGCTCCACCCAAAAGTGTATCGGATTTTAACCGCAGCGGCATTGCCGGCGTAAGTAAAGGATTGATGGCTGTGCTCGACCGGGTGCGAAAAGTTGCCCGCTCTGATTCATCGGTGCTTATCACAGGAGAAAGCGGTACGGGCAAGGAACTGATTGCCCGGGCCATTCATAAAAATTCAGCAAGAAAGGACGGCCCCATGGTGGTAATCAATTGCGGGGCCATTCCCAGCGAGCTTCTTGAAAGTGAGTTGTTCGGCCATGAGAGAGGTGCATTTACCGGTGCCCACCGGGCAAGGACCGGGCGTTTTGAAATTGCCGATAAAGGCACTATTTTTTTGGATGAAATCGGTGATATGAGCCCTGATCTCCAGGTAAAACTTTTACGCGCTTTGCAGGAAAGACGGTTCGAGCGGGTGGGTGGTTCCCAGACCATAGCGGTGGATATCAGGGTAATTTCTGCCACTAACAAAAATTTAACCGCCGCCATAGAGGATAACAAATTCAGGGAAGACCTGTACTACCGCCTTAATGTGATTCCCATCAACATCCTGCCCCTGCGGGAACGCCTTGAAGATATCATGCCCCTCGTGGAACATTTCCAGTCCGGTTTTGCACGGCGCAATGCCGAATACATGCCCAAGGTGTTTCCTGATTCGGTAAAACAGGTGCTTGAGACCTATGAATGGCCTGGAAATATCCGGGAACTGGAAAATCTGGTGGAACGGCTGTCAGTTCTTGTGGAAGGGGATACCGTCAGTATCGCTGACCTGCCGGGCTGTATGACCGGTGCCGGAAAAGATGTTATCCCGGTTTCTGTGGTCGGCGTGTTCCAGAATAACATCGGTTTTAATGAGGCCGTGGAATCATATCAAAAATCTTTAATTACCCACGCCTTGAATAAAACAGGATGGGTAAAAGCCAGGGCCGCCGAAATGTTGAAAATGAACCGGACGACCCTGGTAGAAAAGATAAAAAAGATGGATATTGAACCGGAAGATGAGATGCCGGTTTTTTGA
- a CDS encoding PilZ domain-containing protein yields the protein MSISDKDDRRKYSRVGFTTKIEIHMLDASGQNVQFVANSKDLSQRGLFVKTDKRPSLDTTCRVTVCLSRGIDDLKLEIQGRIVRHTDAGFGVEFESMDIDTYTHLKTLVLYNIEGND from the coding sequence TTGAGCATTTCAGATAAAGACGACAGGCGAAAATATTCCAGGGTAGGTTTTACAACCAAAATCGAGATTCATATGCTTGATGCGTCCGGACAAAATGTTCAATTTGTGGCCAATTCAAAGGATTTGAGTCAGAGAGGCTTGTTTGTTAAGACAGACAAGCGGCCGTCCTTGGATACGACGTGCCGGGTGACTGTTTGCCTATCCCGGGGAATAGACGATCTCAAGCTGGAAATTCAGGGACGAATCGTCAGACATACGGATGCCGGATTCGGTGTAGAGTTTGAGTCCATGGATATTGATACATATACCCATCTGAAAACCCTGGTTCTGTATAATATTGAGGGCAATGATTAG
- a CDS encoding chemotaxis protein CheX, translated as MDVTLINPFINATINVLETMAFVTATAGQPYLKKDNIAVGDVTGVIGLTGVAQGTIAVTFEEKCILTVVSNMFGEKIEGLNDDIADAVGELTNMISGQARRELDEMGRVFKAAIPSVIIGKKHTIRHYGSGPKIAIPFQTDNGNFTIEVCFDR; from the coding sequence TTGGATGTTACACTGATAAATCCATTCATCAATGCAACCATTAACGTGCTGGAAACAATGGCCTTTGTTACGGCTACAGCGGGACAACCCTACCTGAAGAAAGATAATATCGCCGTGGGTGATGTAACCGGTGTCATAGGACTGACCGGAGTCGCCCAGGGAACCATTGCCGTCACCTTTGAGGAAAAATGTATTTTAACAGTGGTTTCCAACATGTTCGGAGAAAAAATAGAAGGGCTCAACGATGATATCGCCGATGCCGTTGGGGAATTGACAAATATGATTTCCGGACAGGCCCGGCGGGAACTTGATGAAATGGGCAGGGTTTTCAAGGCTGCCATACCATCAGTGATCATTGGAAAAAAACATACCATCAGGCACTATGGAAGTGGTCCTAAAATAGCGATCCCTTTTCAAACCGATAATGGAAATTTTACAATCGAGGTGTGTTTTGATAGATAG
- the fliE gene encoding flagellar hook-basal body complex protein FliE has protein sequence MDEINATAPGKLSLYREPVADRVAKRNPDFMERLESAVLEVNNNQHVADDSVEAVIEDRLGIHEGMMALGRASTSLKVVAQVRNKVMTAYSEVMRMQV, from the coding sequence ATGGATGAGATAAATGCAACAGCCCCAGGCAAACTCTCCTTGTACAGGGAACCTGTGGCGGACCGGGTAGCCAAGCGAAATCCCGATTTCATGGAACGTCTGGAATCAGCCGTCCTGGAGGTTAATAATAATCAGCATGTGGCAGATGATTCTGTTGAGGCTGTGATTGAAGACCGGCTTGGTATTCATGAAGGCATGATGGCGTTAGGCCGTGCCTCCACCTCTCTTAAAGTAGTGGCGCAGGTCCGGAACAAGGTCATGACTGCCTATAGCGAAGTCATGCGTATGCAGGTATAA
- a CDS encoding response regulator, giving the protein MDTSIKILIIDDFATMRRILKNILKQLGFKNLVEADDGTTALDVLESQKIDLIISDWNMPKMTGLELLKKVRASTEYKKTPFLMVTAEAQKQNVIEAVQAGVSNYVVKPFTAEAISDKLKKILK; this is encoded by the coding sequence ATGGACACATCCATCAAGATTTTGATAATTGACGATTTTGCGACCATGCGCCGTATTCTGAAGAATATTTTAAAACAGCTTGGTTTTAAAAATCTGGTGGAGGCCGATGATGGTACAACGGCGTTGGACGTCCTTGAAAGTCAGAAGATTGATCTGATTATTTCCGACTGGAACATGCCTAAAATGACGGGGCTTGAACTGCTGAAAAAGGTACGAGCCAGCACTGAGTATAAGAAAACACCCTTCCTGATGGTCACGGCAGAAGCCCAGAAACAAAATGTCATAGAAGCGGTACAAGCCGGTGTCTCCAATTATGTGGTCAAGCCGTTTACAGCAGAGGCTATTTCCGACAAACTCAAAAAGATCCTTAAGTAG
- the flgC gene encoding flagellar basal body rod protein FlgC yields MNLMNASKISGTALAAHRMKLNVIAENLANVDTTRSEDGEPYRRKMVVLKGDNIDAFESVVQQKMRKAQSGGIELSAIEFEDEKKPDKGTGVRVDQIVRSQEDFHLVYNPAHPDADPDTGYVKMPNVDHLTEISDMMVARRSYEASVTALSNTKDMVAKALEIGK; encoded by the coding sequence ATGAATTTAATGAATGCATCTAAAATCAGCGGTACGGCCCTTGCGGCCCATCGTATGAAACTCAATGTCATTGCTGAAAACCTGGCCAATGTGGATACCACCAGAAGCGAAGACGGCGAGCCCTATCGTAGAAAAATGGTGGTATTAAAAGGCGATAATATCGACGCCTTTGAAAGCGTGGTGCAACAAAAAATGCGAAAGGCGCAGTCCGGCGGAATTGAATTGTCTGCCATTGAGTTTGAAGATGAGAAAAAGCCGGACAAAGGCACAGGCGTCAGGGTGGACCAGATTGTCAGATCCCAGGAGGATTTTCATCTGGTGTATAACCCTGCCCATCCCGATGCAGATCCGGATACAGGGTATGTGAAGATGCCTAATGTGGATCATTTAACCGAAATTTCCGACATGATGGTGGCCCGTCGAAGCTATGAGGCCAGTGTTACGGCACTTTCCAACACAAAGGATATGGTCGCCAAAGCCCTTGAGATAGGTAAATAA
- a CDS encoding sigma-54 dependent transcriptional regulator translates to MTYTDLFEGMGFMVDAVPDGSDALTHLLSQKSAVVVADDGTPGFSALDFLKQAADSDIGVPKTIILTRDPVMDYAVNLIQHGAMDYLIKPVDLQQLELSVKKSLATAIAPLADDQEAEKKKTVKHKAVQIITKDPRMERLLKLAARVADSSASVLIQGESGTGKELLARFLHEKSARRHQPFIAINCAALPENLLESELFGHEKGAFTGALARKIGKFELADKGTLFLDEITEMQFHLQSKLLRVLQEKVVDRVGGTQPVDVNVRVIATTNRDAKAAVENKAFREDLFYRLNTIPLIIPPLRERNRDIRPLCDFFIKKYCRIDARSVKGLTDQALSVLHNHSFPGNIRELENVIHRAVLLAETDMITPSDLLMDDGADIILADDDAGVESAADEDFSAGSLKEMEQKMIFRTLDQTEGNRTHAAKILGISVRTLRNKLNEYKESI, encoded by the coding sequence ATGACCTATACCGACTTGTTCGAGGGGATGGGTTTTATGGTTGATGCCGTGCCCGACGGCTCGGATGCGCTTACCCACCTTCTTTCTCAAAAATCTGCGGTGGTTGTGGCCGACGATGGTACACCGGGATTCTCAGCGTTGGATTTCCTTAAACAGGCGGCGGATTCAGACATCGGAGTACCAAAGACCATTATCCTTACCCGGGATCCTGTGATGGATTATGCCGTCAACCTGATACAGCACGGTGCCATGGATTATCTGATCAAGCCGGTTGACCTTCAACAGCTTGAACTCAGCGTGAAAAAATCTTTGGCCACAGCCATTGCGCCTTTAGCGGATGATCAGGAAGCTGAAAAGAAAAAAACAGTAAAGCATAAAGCGGTTCAGATCATTACTAAAGATCCCAGAATGGAACGTTTGCTCAAGCTTGCCGCCCGGGTGGCGGATTCGTCGGCATCGGTGCTGATCCAGGGGGAAAGCGGTACAGGCAAGGAACTGCTTGCAAGATTTCTGCATGAGAAAAGTGCCCGACGCCATCAGCCATTTATCGCCATCAACTGCGCAGCCCTGCCGGAAAACCTTTTGGAAAGCGAATTGTTCGGCCATGAAAAAGGGGCTTTTACCGGCGCATTGGCAAGGAAAATCGGTAAGTTTGAACTGGCTGATAAAGGCACCCTGTTTCTCGACGAAATTACGGAGATGCAGTTTCATCTTCAATCTAAATTACTACGGGTGCTCCAGGAAAAGGTGGTCGACCGGGTGGGGGGAACCCAGCCCGTGGATGTGAATGTCCGAGTGATCGCCACCACCAACCGGGACGCTAAGGCAGCCGTGGAGAATAAGGCATTCAGGGAGGATCTGTTTTACCGTCTCAATACGATTCCGCTGATTATTCCCCCCTTGCGGGAGCGCAATAGGGACATCCGGCCTTTATGCGATTTTTTTATAAAAAAATACTGCAGGATTGACGCAAGATCTGTCAAAGGATTGACAGATCAGGCACTTTCCGTGCTCCATAATCATTCTTTTCCCGGCAATATCCGGGAACTTGAAAATGTGATTCATCGTGCTGTCCTTCTTGCTGAGACCGATATGATCACCCCTTCCGATCTGCTCATGGATGATGGCGCAGACATCATCCTTGCCGATGATGACGCCGGCGTAGAATCCGCTGCGGATGAGGATTTTTCCGCAGGATCCCTCAAAGAGATGGAACAAAAAATGATTTTCAGGACACTGGATCAGACCGAGGGAAACCGGACCCATGCGGCAAAAATTCTGGGAATCAGCGTTAGAACCCTTCGCAATAAACTGAATGAATACAAAGAATCTATCTGA
- the fliF gene encoding flagellar basal-body MS-ring/collar protein FliF, with the protein MNPVIEKIITMFKEMSMVRKVLLGGLVLVVVAGFITMFVWANKMPYKAAYSGLSQEDAAAVVEILKSSNTPYRLTGDGTTILVPDAMVYDVRLTMAKEGIPKGSGVGYEIFDKSEFGTTEFVQKINKKRALQGELARTIGAFEAVKDAKVMIVLPKESVFVEETKQPSASILLELIADLKKEEVAAIAHLVASSVQDLTPKLVTIVDTAGRILFEGKSEEEQAQIDAENIADAQYQYKVRFEENLTRRIQTMLERIVGAEKAIVRVTSEMDFSKNNMNEEIYDPFERGGEFIRSRKNRAEKVTQLDEQVGIPSSVNPITDEGQAGDKNQERVNKSDDTVNYEISRRVRETQKPMAELTRLSVAAVIDGKYELQTDDKGNTKRVYMPRSAEEMRQFQSIVSRAMGYNEERNDQVSMECFPFASIGDMQGTQEELTGWRMVQKEYGRLIANLLLVFVLFLFIIRPIIKTVRDIKITVEQEALPSPEELAELETEEKEPGFIEMNADQQREFFETMTEDQKEEFIQKMTAAERNAYLGKMNDQEKARYYAEKDLFKTVNIIKGWLGEVKEEKEA; encoded by the coding sequence ATGAATCCCGTAATTGAAAAAATCATTACCATGTTCAAAGAGATGAGCATGGTTCGTAAAGTCCTTCTGGGCGGACTGGTCCTGGTGGTCGTGGCAGGGTTTATCACCATGTTTGTATGGGCCAATAAAATGCCTTATAAAGCCGCATATTCAGGATTGAGCCAGGAAGATGCTGCCGCTGTCGTGGAAATATTAAAATCTTCCAATACGCCCTATCGTCTGACCGGTGACGGGACCACCATTCTGGTGCCGGATGCCATGGTGTATGATGTCCGGCTGACCATGGCCAAGGAAGGTATCCCCAAAGGTTCAGGGGTTGGATACGAGATTTTTGATAAAAGCGAGTTCGGCACCACCGAGTTTGTCCAGAAAATCAATAAGAAGCGGGCGCTTCAGGGGGAACTGGCACGAACGATTGGGGCATTTGAGGCTGTTAAGGATGCCAAGGTCATGATTGTGCTGCCCAAGGAGTCGGTTTTTGTCGAAGAGACCAAACAGCCTTCGGCATCCATTCTGCTGGAACTGATCGCTGATCTCAAAAAGGAGGAAGTTGCTGCCATTGCACATCTGGTGGCTTCTTCTGTCCAGGATCTGACACCAAAACTGGTGACCATTGTGGATACGGCCGGCCGGATTTTGTTTGAGGGAAAATCCGAAGAAGAACAAGCCCAAATTGATGCAGAAAATATTGCAGACGCCCAGTATCAGTATAAGGTGCGGTTTGAGGAGAACTTGACACGCAGAATCCAGACCATGCTTGAACGCATCGTGGGTGCGGAGAAAGCCATTGTCCGGGTTACCTCGGAAATGGATTTTTCCAAAAATAACATGAATGAAGAAATTTATGATCCGTTTGAGCGGGGTGGGGAATTCATACGCAGCCGGAAAAACAGAGCTGAAAAGGTGACCCAGCTTGATGAACAGGTCGGTATCCCTTCATCGGTCAACCCCATCACCGATGAAGGCCAGGCCGGGGATAAAAACCAGGAGCGAGTCAATAAGAGTGATGATACGGTCAATTACGAAATCAGCCGACGGGTCAGGGAAACCCAGAAACCCATGGCCGAGCTCACAAGGCTTTCCGTCGCAGCCGTGATTGACGGTAAATATGAACTTCAAACAGATGACAAAGGCAACACCAAACGGGTGTATATGCCCAGGTCTGCCGAGGAGATGAGGCAGTTTCAAAGTATTGTAAGCAGAGCCATGGGATACAATGAGGAGCGTAACGACCAGGTTTCCATGGAGTGCTTTCCCTTTGCTTCCATCGGCGATATGCAGGGAACCCAGGAAGAACTTACCGGCTGGCGTATGGTTCAGAAAGAATACGGGCGTCTCATTGCCAATTTATTGCTGGTATTTGTATTGTTTCTGTTCATCATCCGGCCGATCATAAAAACTGTTCGCGACATCAAGATTACGGTGGAACAGGAAGCGCTACCCTCACCGGAAGAACTTGCCGAACTTGAGACGGAAGAGAAGGAACCTGGCTTTATTGAGATGAATGCGGATCAGCAGCGTGAATTTTTTGAAACGATGACCGAAGATCAAAAGGAAGAGTTCATCCAAAAAATGACTGCAGCTGAGCGGAACGCATACCTGGGCAAGATGAATGACCAGGAAAAAGCCCGGTATTATGCGGAAAAAGACCTGTTTAAGACCGTGAATATCATCAAAGGATGGCTCGGTGAAGTAAAGGAAGAAAAGGAGGCGTAA